In one Methylosinus sp. H3A genomic region, the following are encoded:
- the repC gene encoding replication initiation protein RepC, with amino-acid sequence MALIVCSLESSESEAAALLKQASSASAELVSKSPVGLVSKPHDISTNKPIDPEDTVIAAEKSSRVDASGRSGQHSEFGSQEFRETIKFQPYERIEKLHPGELIDLAPRLASHIASRFPDWRDVVDAAGGALRHELGVSQSLWVEACEALGRPVAAIALALVSTKPSEHFTRGAGGYFATMVKRARTGELHLDRSLWALRRARWGITPRAAAGGG; translated from the coding sequence TTGGCGCTGATCGTGTGCAGCCTGGAAAGCAGTGAAAGCGAGGCCGCCGCGTTGCTCAAGCAGGCCTCTTCGGCCTCCGCCGAACTTGTGAGTAAAAGCCCCGTGGGGCTCGTTTCCAAGCCCCACGATATATCTACAAACAAACCTATCGATCCGGAGGATACAGTAATTGCAGCCGAGAAGAGTAGTCGGGTCGATGCTTCGGGTCGAAGCGGCCAACATTCGGAGTTTGGATCTCAGGAGTTCCGCGAGACCATCAAATTCCAGCCCTACGAGCGGATCGAGAAACTTCATCCAGGCGAGCTGATTGACCTCGCGCCGCGTCTGGCGTCGCATATCGCATCACGGTTCCCCGATTGGCGCGACGTCGTCGACGCCGCGGGTGGAGCGCTACGCCATGAACTCGGTGTTTCGCAATCGCTCTGGGTGGAGGCTTGCGAGGCGCTCGGCCGGCCGGTTGCCGCTATCGCGCTCGCCCTCGTTTCGACGAAACCCAGCGAGCATTTTACGCGCGGCGCAGGCGGCTACTTCGCCACGATGGTGAAACGCGCCCGTACGGGCGAATTGCATCTCGATCGCAGTCTCTGGGCTTTGCGGCGCGCGCGCTGGGGCATTACGCCGCGCGCAGCGGCAGGAGGGGGTTGA